A window of the Marinifilum sp. JC120 genome harbors these coding sequences:
- the gcvH gene encoding glycine cleavage system protein GcvH: protein MSELTFPADVLYHPEHTWVLINDDNTAVVGITDFAQDQLGEVAFVDLPSADDYFDVGEEFGSVESIKAVSNLYMPISGTVTEVNEGLEDAPEDVNTSPYKEGWMLRITIDADADKCQLLNHEDYAEKIK, encoded by the coding sequence ATGAGTGAACTTACTTTTCCCGCAGACGTCCTTTACCACCCCGAGCACACTTGGGTACTGATCAACGATGACAATACTGCTGTCGTGGGCATTACTGATTTTGCACAGGATCAGCTTGGCGAAGTTGCTTTCGTGGACCTGCCTTCCGCAGACGATTATTTTGATGTTGGTGAAGAGTTTGGTTCTGTTGAATCCATCAAGGCAGTCAGTAACCTGTACATGCCCATTTCCGGTACTGTGACTGAAGTGAACGAAGGCCTTGAAGATGCACCTGAAGATGTGAACACTTCTCCTTACAAAGAGGGTTGGATGCTGCGCATTACCATTGATGCTGACGCAGATAAATGCCAGCTGCTGAATCACGAAGATTACGCAGAGAAAATTAAATAA
- the lpdA gene encoding dihydrolipoyl dehydrogenase, with product MPSITIIGSGPGGHIAAFDAARRGAKVTLVEKADMGGTCLNTGCIPTKTLKSSAEALETTARLKEFGIAVESGQETASFKADIDAVVARKERVRKILCGGLEKTCASLNIRVVRGTAELGSDKTVLVHTGEETEEITSDYVIIATGSSILDLPSLPVDHKHIINSDDALDLDHIPEKMVIVGGGVIGCELAFIYRAFGSAVTIVEGMDRLLPVPSVDKDMSKLLQREAKKHRIKVQLAKTVQSAEVVDGKVQCVLGPSPFVENAKGGETTVEADVVLVAVGRTPNTEGLKLAEAGVEIDERGWIKADQNMRTSAEGIYAIGDILGPSRVMLAHVASAEGLCAVDNCFGKERELDYSVIPSGIFTSPEIGTVGLSEDEALEKGIEVRSQVFQFRELGKAQAMGELAGMFKIICEKESGKILGAHIAGAHATDLIAEASLAIKKGLTAADVAHTIHAHPTLAEGFYEVCEAWLRGC from the coding sequence ATGCCATCCATCACGATTATTGGATCAGGTCCGGGCGGTCACATTGCAGCTTTTGATGCTGCCCGGAGGGGAGCTAAGGTTACTTTGGTTGAAAAGGCGGACATGGGCGGAACCTGCCTGAATACCGGCTGTATTCCCACTAAGACTCTCAAATCTTCGGCTGAAGCCCTTGAAACAACAGCACGTCTCAAGGAATTCGGTATTGCTGTGGAGAGCGGCCAAGAGACCGCAAGCTTCAAGGCTGATATAGACGCAGTTGTGGCTCGGAAGGAAAGGGTCCGCAAGATACTTTGTGGTGGTCTTGAAAAGACCTGTGCATCCCTGAATATCCGAGTCGTGCGCGGAACTGCGGAACTTGGCTCCGATAAAACAGTCCTCGTTCATACTGGAGAAGAAACCGAAGAAATCACAAGCGATTATGTCATCATTGCTACCGGTTCGAGCATTCTTGATTTGCCTTCCCTGCCTGTGGATCACAAGCATATCATCAACAGTGATGATGCTCTTGATCTGGACCATATTCCTGAGAAGATGGTCATCGTGGGCGGTGGAGTAATCGGTTGTGAGTTGGCATTCATCTACCGTGCTTTCGGTTCAGCGGTGACCATTGTGGAAGGCATGGATCGTCTGCTTCCTGTCCCTTCTGTGGATAAGGATATGAGCAAGCTCCTGCAACGCGAGGCCAAAAAACACCGTATCAAGGTGCAGTTGGCTAAGACGGTGCAGAGTGCTGAAGTTGTTGACGGCAAAGTTCAGTGTGTGCTCGGGCCTTCTCCTTTTGTTGAAAACGCAAAGGGCGGCGAGACCACCGTTGAAGCCGACGTGGTGCTGGTCGCTGTGGGGCGTACTCCCAATACTGAAGGTCTGAAGCTGGCTGAAGCCGGGGTTGAAATCGATGAGCGGGGCTGGATCAAGGCTGATCAGAACATGCGTACATCCGCCGAAGGTATTTACGCCATCGGTGATATTCTCGGGCCTTCCCGGGTAATGCTTGCCCATGTTGCCTCTGCTGAAGGGCTTTGCGCCGTGGACAACTGTTTCGGTAAAGAGCGTGAACTCGATTACTCCGTAATTCCTTCAGGAATTTTTACCTCTCCCGAAATCGGAACCGTGGGCCTTTCCGAAGATGAAGCTCTCGAAAAAGGCATTGAAGTCCGTTCACAGGTTTTCCAGTTCCGTGAACTGGGCAAAGCTCAGGCCATGGGCGAGCTTGCGGGCATGTTTAAGATTATTTGCGAAAAAGAGAGCGGAAAGATCCTCGGCGCCCACATTGCCGGGGCACATGCCACTGATCTCATTGCTGAAGCGTCTCTTGCCATTAAGAAGGGACTCACCGCAGCTGATGTGGCTCATACTATCCATGCCCATCCAACCCTCGCGGAAGGTTTTTACGAGGTTTGTGAAGCATGGCTCCGGGGCTGCTAA
- a CDS encoding OsmC family peroxiredoxin produces MAQLSVSYDREGDKQVIDTNSKVLGEIVIDHTDIPADERGGTAKQLLASSALYCFCGALGKALETRGAEYERITGTATLETGVDEKKRARVTGITLDVTVHMDEDYGFIFDRVEKIMRKGCLVTASLHEAFPMTYNLQLEEL; encoded by the coding sequence ATGGCTCAACTTTCAGTTTCATACGACCGTGAAGGCGATAAGCAGGTTATAGATACAAATTCCAAGGTTCTCGGCGAGATCGTTATTGATCACACTGATATCCCCGCAGACGAACGTGGTGGAACCGCTAAGCAGCTGCTTGCTTCATCCGCTCTGTATTGTTTTTGCGGAGCATTGGGCAAGGCTCTGGAAACCCGTGGTGCAGAGTACGAGCGCATTACCGGAACCGCTACTCTTGAAACCGGTGTTGATGAGAAGAAACGCGCCCGTGTTACAGGCATTACCCTTGATGTGACCGTACACATGGATGAAGATTACGGATTTATCTTTGATCGTGTGGAGAAAATCATGCGCAAAGGTTGTCTGGTCACCGCTTCTCTCCACGAAGCATTTCCCATGACCTACAACCTTCAGCTTGAAGAATTGTAA